One window from the genome of Pseudanabaena yagii GIHE-NHR1 encodes:
- the rpmI gene encoding 50S ribosomal protein L35 translates to MPKLKTRKSAAKRFKVTGSGKFARRHAGRNHLLEHKPTARKSRLGQMAIVDETDNDRVSAMMPYA, encoded by the coding sequence GTGCCTAAGCTCAAAACTCGTAAATCTGCCGCCAAGCGATTCAAGGTGACGGGTAGCGGCAAGTTTGCTCGCCGCCACGCTGGTCGCAACCACCTACTAGAGCATAAACCTACTGCCCGCAAGAGCAGATTAGGTCAAATGGCTATAGTTGATGAAACTGATAATGACAGAGTAAGTGCAATGATGCCTTACGCCTAA
- the lpxB gene encoding lipid-A-disaccharide synthase: MESSSEINSEIKMKRRIFISTGEVSGDWHGAILIEALQERAALKGIELEILGLGGDRMEAVGAKLLGNTVGIGSIGAVEAIPYILPTIRLQENAKKSLKNSPPDVAVLIDYMMPNQGMGYFAKRVLNVPVIYYIAPQEWVWSFNDKNTKAIAAFTDKLLAIFPQEAVYYEKQGTNVLWVGHPFVDLMSKVPDRMVARQKLGIAVDDLVVTLLPASRTQELRDVMPIILKAAKIIQSKLPHVKFWLPLSLERYRPAVEKLLAEYEINATIISGQSQIAISAADLVLSKSGTVNLETALLNVPQVILYRVSAITAWIARYIVRLQLPFISPVNLVNMEAVVPEFVQNEAIPEAIADSALDLLINPQARQTMLDGYTRVRKSLGEKGAINRVADAILDYL; encoded by the coding sequence ATGGAATCTAGCTCAGAAATCAACTCAGAAATTAAAATGAAACGCCGCATATTTATCAGTACAGGCGAAGTGTCAGGTGACTGGCATGGGGCGATTTTAATCGAAGCTTTGCAAGAACGGGCTGCCCTCAAGGGGATTGAGCTAGAAATTCTGGGACTAGGTGGCGATCGCATGGAAGCGGTGGGCGCAAAGCTACTTGGTAATACCGTTGGTATTGGTTCAATTGGTGCTGTTGAGGCTATACCCTACATTTTGCCAACGATTCGGCTACAGGAAAATGCCAAGAAATCCTTAAAAAATTCGCCGCCCGATGTTGCTGTCCTGATTGATTACATGATGCCCAATCAGGGTATGGGTTACTTTGCAAAGCGTGTGCTAAATGTACCTGTAATTTATTACATTGCCCCGCAGGAATGGGTGTGGTCATTTAATGACAAAAATACCAAGGCGATCGCTGCCTTTACCGACAAATTATTAGCCATCTTTCCACAGGAAGCCGTTTACTACGAGAAGCAAGGAACCAATGTGCTATGGGTGGGGCATCCCTTTGTCGATCTCATGTCAAAAGTGCCCGATCGCATGGTGGCGCGTCAAAAATTGGGGATTGCCGTTGATGATCTTGTCGTCACCCTATTGCCAGCGTCGCGTACCCAAGAACTACGGGATGTCATGCCGATCATTCTCAAGGCAGCAAAGATTATTCAATCCAAACTACCCCATGTAAAATTCTGGTTGCCGCTCTCCCTAGAGCGCTACCGTCCTGCGGTGGAGAAGTTACTAGCAGAATATGAGATCAACGCCACAATTATCTCAGGACAATCACAGATTGCGATCAGTGCCGCCGACTTAGTGCTCAGTAAATCAGGAACCGTAAATTTAGAAACAGCTTTGCTCAATGTGCCACAGGTAATCTTGTATCGCGTCAGTGCAATTACCGCTTGGATCGCCCGTTATATCGTGCGCCTGCAATTGCCCTTTATTTCACCAGTCAATTTAGTGAATATGGAAGCAGTTGTGCCTGAGTTTGTGCAGAATGAGGCGATTCCCGAAGCGATCGCTGACAGTGCCTTGGATTTATTGATCAATCCCCAAGCAAGGCAAACTATGCTTGATGGATATACCAGAGTCAGAAAAAGTTTGGGAGAAAAAGGGGCAATTAATCGCGTTGCCGATGCCATTCTTGATTATTTATAG
- the rplT gene encoding 50S ribosomal protein L20 has protein sequence MTRVKRGNVARKRRNKVLKLAKGFRGSHSKLFRTANQQVMKALRNAYRDRRKKKRDFRSLWITRINAAARQQGLSYSKFAGLLKKANIDINRKMLSQIAILDPDAFTAIVEKAKSIA, from the coding sequence ATGACGAGAGTAAAACGCGGTAACGTAGCTAGAAAGCGCCGCAATAAGGTATTGAAATTAGCCAAAGGCTTTCGCGGATCGCACTCTAAGCTGTTCCGCACTGCTAACCAGCAGGTAATGAAAGCTCTTCGTAACGCCTACCGCGATCGCCGCAAGAAGAAGCGCGATTTCCGTAGTCTTTGGATTACCCGCATTAATGCTGCGGCTCGCCAACAAGGTCTGAGCTATAGCAAGTTTGCTGGTTTACTTAAGAAAGCAAACATCGATATTAACCGTAAGATGCTTTCGCAAATTGCGATCCTTGATCCTGACGCATTTACTGCGATCGTGGAAAAGGCAAAATCCATCGCTTAA